One Pocillopora verrucosa isolate sample1 chromosome 10, ASM3666991v2, whole genome shotgun sequence genomic window carries:
- the LOC131774788 gene encoding T-complex protein 1 subunit epsilon, with amino-acid sequence MAAMPLQARPQGITFDEYGRPFIILKEQDRQTRLTGLDAQKSHILAAKAVANILRTSLGPKGMDKMMVSPDGDVTVTNDGATILDMMQVEHQIAKLMVDLSKSQDDEIGDGTTGVVVLAGALLEQAEQLLDWGIHPIRIADGYELAARIANEHLDKICDSFPIDKSNPESLIQTAMTTLGSKIVSRCQRKMAEIAVEAVLSVADLERKDVDFELIKMEGKEGGKLEDTMLVKGVVVDKDMSHPQMPKVIKDAKLAILTCPFEPPKPKTKHKLDVTSVEDYQKLREYEKEKFEEMVKQVKDTGANLAICQWGFDDEANHLLLQNELPAVRWVGGPEIELIAIATGGRIVPRFSELTADKLGKAGLVKELSFGTTKDRMLVIEECLNSRAVTIFIRGGNKMIIAEAKRSMHDALCVVRNLVRDNRVVYGGGATELACSLAVTKEADKISTLEQYAMRAFSDALEAIPLALAENSGLNPIQTVASIKSRQVAEGNPRLGVDCMDAGINDMKEQHVIETLIGKKQQISLATQLVKMILKIDDIRTQGES; translated from the exons ATGGCTGCAATGCCTCTTCAAGCTCGTCCACAGGGTATTACCTTCGATGAATATGGCAGACCatttataattttgaaagaaCAAGATAGGCAAACGAGGTTGACAGGGCTCGATGCACAGAAG TCTCACATTTTGGCGGCAAAAGCTGTAGCTAATATTCTACGCACTTCTCTGGGGCCGAAAG GCATGGACAAAATGATGGTGAGCCCAGATGGAGATGTTACAGTAACCAATGATGGTGCCACCATTTTGGACATGATGCAGGTGGAACATCAAATAGCTAAACTGATGGTTGACTTGTCAAAATCACAGGATGATGAAATTGGTGATGGAACAACGGGAGTTGTAG TTCTTGCTGGAGCTCTTCTTGAACAAGCTGAACAGCTGTTGGACTGGGGAATTCACCCTATAAGGATTGCTGATGGTTATGAGCTGGCTGCTAGAATAGCAAATGAACATCTTGACAAGATTTGTGACAGCTTTCCTATTGACAAAAGCAATCCAGAATCTCTTATTCAGACTGCCATGACAACATTGGGATCTAAAAT tgtaaGCAGATGTCAGAGGAAGATGGCAGAAATTGCAGTGGAAGCTGTTCTGTCTGTGGCAGACTTGGAAAGAAAAGATGTAGACTTTGAATTAATTAAGATGGAAGGGAAGGAAGGTGGAAAGCTGGAGGACACAATGTTGGTTAAAGGAGTTGTTGTGGACAAAGATATGAGCCATCCTCAAATGCCAAAG GTCATCAAAGATGCTAAACTTGCTATTTTGACCTGCCCGTTTGAGCCACCCAAGCCAAAAACAAAGCATAAGTTGGATGTGACTTCTGTAGAAGATTATCAAAAACTGCGGGAGTATgagaaggagaaatttgaagaaatggTTAAACAAGTAAAGGATACAGGTGCCAACCTGGCCATATGTCAGTGGGGTTTTGATGATGAAGCTAACCATCTTTTACTGCAAAATGAGCTGCCTGCTGTCAGATGGGTTGGAGGACCTGAAATAGAG CTTATTGCAATTGCAACTGGTGGAAGAATAGTTCCCAGATTTTCTGAACTGACAGCAGATAAACTTGGCAAAGCTGGCCTGGTGAAAGAGCTCAGTTTTGGAACAACCAAAGATAGGATGTTAGTTATTGAAGAATGCCTCAACTCACGAGCTGTTACAATCTTCATCCGTGGAGGAAACAAAATG ATCATCGCTGAGGCTAAAAGAAGCATGCATGATGCATTGTGTGTTGTCAGGAATCTTGTGCGAGATAACCGTGTCGTGTATGGTGGAGGTGCAACTGAGCTTGCATGCTCCTTAGCTGTCACCAAAGAGGCAGATAAA ATATCCACGCTTGAGCAGTATGCCATGAGAGCATTCAGCGATGCCTTAGAAGCCATACCTCTTGCACTGGCAGAGAATTCAGGCCTGAACCCAATTCAAACTGTAGCCAGTATTAAATCCAGACAAGTCGCTGAAGGCAATCCTAGACTTGGTGTTGACTGCATGGATGCCGGAATTAATG ATATGAAAGAACAACACGTCATTGAAACGCTAATTGGAAAGAAACAGCAAATAAGTCTAGCCACCCAACTTGTAAAGATGATCCTTAAAATCGACGATATCAGGACGCAAGGTGAATCGTGA
- the LOC131774850 gene encoding gamma-aminobutyric acid receptor subunit beta-4-like, translating into MAVLKSSWKRFISCLVAGLCLSVAHSNARRTADDMTALLNKLIKGYDKRLRPNFGGEPVVITVGLWVLSIDSINVVDMDYKLDFFLRQLWTDPRLRHDWNETLALGNTMMDKLWVPDTYFENSKSSKFHKVTMVNKLLSISPDGGVHYNARVTVRASCPMDLRLFPFDQQHCNLNIESYGYNANNMQYRWENRTDKGVAVNKKLDDMPQYNLTGASTKSYFTVYYSGNWSRLGASFGFVRRSGYFLIHIYAPCALIVILSWISFCIPPDATAARIALGITSVLTITTILNMLNTAMPKVSYVKAIDWYLIGSFLFVFGVLVEYTFVLWIVNVHNKRLRRLMIEQEIQEAEEEKQHSSRKHGMNGSVTSKNTRESHGYDYELFESYSAFSDKAKKPSSHLCDRSKAKRHASSEMEHRPLTYPRTPHCRARTVCLDLIDPDCIDDYARLFFPIMFILFNVTYWLKFVVL; encoded by the exons ATGGCTGTTTTAAAATCAAGCTGGAAGAGGTTCATTTCATGCTTGGTCGCGGGATTGTGTTTAAGTGTCGCCCACTCGAATGCAAG acgCACGGCAGATGATATGACAGCCCTTCTAAACAAACTCATAAAAGGCTATGACAAAAGACTTCGGCCAAACTTTGGAG GTGAACCAGTTGTAATCACCGTTGGATTGTGGGTATTATCCATCGACTCCATCAACGTTGTTGACATG GATTATAAACTGGACTTCTTCTTAAGACAGCTATGGACAGATCCACGATTACGCCACGACTGGAATGAAACACTGGCACTTGGTAATACTATGATGGATAAACTCTGGGTTCCAGACACTTACTTTGAAAATTCCAAAAGTTCAAAATTCCACAAAGTTACCATGGTCAATAAGTTGTTATCCATATCGCCAGATGGGGGAGTCCATTACAATGCAAG AGTCACTGTGCGAGCAAGCTGTCCAATGGACCTGCGGCTATTTCCATTTGATCAACAACATTGTAATTTAAACATCGAGAGCT ATGGCTATAATGCTAATAACATGCAATACCGGTGGGAGAATCGAACGGACAAAGGAGTAGCAGTCAATAAAAAGCTTGATGATATGCCCCAGTATAACTTAACCGGCGCCTCGACCAAAAGTTATTTCACAGTTTATTACTCAG GAAATTGGTCCCGACTGGGCGCTTCATTTGGTTTTGTCAGAAGATCAGGATATTTTCTTATTCATATATATGCTCCTTGTGCACTCATTGTTATTTTATCTTGGATATCATTTTGTATCCCTCCTGATGCAACTGCTGCTCGCATTGCCCTCGGAATAACTTCCGTGTTAACTATCACAACGATATTAAATATGCTGAATACAGCTATGCCAAAG gtttcgtATGTCAAAGCAATAGACTGGTATCTCATTGGCAGCTTTCTGTTTGTGTTTGGTGTGTTAGTTGAGTACACATTCGTTCTTTGGATCGTGAACGTTCACAATAAGAGACTAAGAAGGCTGATGATTGAGCAGGAGATCCAGGAAGCG GAGGAAGAGAAGCAACATAGCTCGCGGAAGCATGGGATGAATGGTAGCGTCACAAGCAAAAATACTCGTGAGAGCCATGGTTATGATTACGAACTTTTTGAG AGTTATAGTGCATTCAGTGACAAAGCTAAGAAACCCAGCTCACATCTGTGTGACAGATCAAAGGCAAAGCGACATGCTTCCTCCGAAATGGAGCACAGACCGCTGACCTATCCCAGAACTCCACATTGCAGGGCAAGAACAGTTTGTCTCGACCTCATTGATCCGGATTGCATTGATGACTATGCCAGGCTGTTCTTTCCCATCATGTTCATCCTTTTTAATGTGACATATTGGCTTAAGTTTGTTGTGCTGTAA